Proteins encoded by one window of Arachis hypogaea cultivar Tifrunner chromosome 1, arahy.Tifrunner.gnm2.J5K5, whole genome shotgun sequence:
- the LOC112795036 gene encoding uncharacterized protein isoform X6: protein MTTTMILLKDIVPSAQNNINTKFIVLEKGNATLEGQNKLCMALVADETAAVHVQLWGDECNAFEGGDIIQLTNGIFSYQRNHLVLRSGKRGKMEKVGEFTMAYVETPNMSEIHWIPDPMNTSKYIQHQVISVHSRMFPPIA from the coding sequence ATGACAACGACGATGATACTTTTGAAAGACATTGTGCCTTCAGCTCAGAACAACATTAACACCAAATTCATAGTTTTGGAGAAAGGCAATGCAACACTGGAGGGCCAGAACAAGTTATGCATGGCTCTTGTGGCCGACGAGACTGCAGCCGTTCATGTTCAGCTTTGGGGAGATGAGTGCAATGCTTTCGAGGGTGGCGACATAATTCAGCTGACCAATGGCATCTTCTCCTACCAACGCAACCACCTTGTGCTAAGGTCAGGCAAGAGAGGTAAGATGGAGAAGGTAGGAGAGTTCACCATGGCATATGTTGAGACACCAAATATGAGTGAGATTCATTGGATTCCTGATCCCATGAATACTAGCAAGTATATCCAGCATCAAGTTATATCTGTCCACTCTCGCATGTTTCCTCCCATTGCCTGA
- the LOC112795036 gene encoding uncharacterized protein isoform X2, producing MGSTEDNPVSHLDQEIFHKFRDFMTGITKIDELGNVGSKQLSGFQQALEFIRRPPIDTNSILVGKIMEANGTDRVKSYVNSGCKKPNDSVKNVTNLCSCKRGLLNHISEAKVIINELEGLLGDVTSAIQSTHGKLSTFSDIEFGVELNDQAASDDLEEIVGFSHSQNTDCTNTEEKKSSDVTHFASLMAILYGMVKQDYLMQEKIVSALDLKVPSEELQSFCEMWSWRPFIDDDIMHQAWKLIP from the exons ATGGGTAGCACAGAAGATAATCCAGTTTCTCACCTCGATCAAGAAATTTTCCACAAATTTAGGGATTTCATGACAGG GATTACAAAGATTGATGAGTTGGGAAATGTAGGAAGCAAGCAGCTGTCTGGATTTCAACAAGCACTTG AGTTTATCCGGAGACCTCCTATAGATACCAATTCTATATTAGTTGGCAAGATAATGGAAGCTAATGGAACAGATAGAGTTAAATCCTATGTCAACTCTGGTTGCAAGAAACCCAATGACAGTGTCAAGAATGTAACCAATT TGTGCTCATGCAAACGGGGACTTCTTAACCATATAAGCGAAG CCAAGGTAATAATTAATGAGCTTGAAGGTTTATTGGGAGACGTAACGAGTGCCATACAAAGTACACATGGGAAATTATCTACCTTCTCGGATATTGAGTTTGGTGTTGAATTGAATGATCAGGCAGCTTCTGATGATTTG GAAGAAATCGTTGGCTTCTCACATTCTCAAAATACTGATTGCACAAAtactgaagaaaagaaaagtagtgATGTCACACATTTTGCTTCTCTAATGGCTATCTTATATGGTATGGTCAAGCAAGACTATTTGATGCAG gAAAAGATAGTTTCTGCATTAGATCTCAAGGTGCCATCAGAAGAGCTGCAAAGCTTCTGTGAGATGTGGTCTTGGCGTCCCTTCATAGATGATGACATTATGCATCAAGCTTGGAAACTTATTCCATGA
- the LOC112795036 gene encoding uncharacterized protein isoform X3, with amino-acid sequence MGSTEDNPVSHLDQEIFHKFRDFMTGITKIDELGNVGSKQLSGFQQALVGKIMEANGTDRVKSYVNSGCKKPNDSVKNVTNLCSCKRGLLNHISEAKVIINELEGLLGDVTSAIQSTHGKLSTFSDIEFGVELNDQAASDDLLRFSQEEIVGFSHSQNTDCTNTEEKKSSDVTHFASLMAILYGMVKQDYLMQEKIVSALDLKVPSEELQSFCEMWSWRPFIDDDIMHQAWKLIP; translated from the exons ATGGGTAGCACAGAAGATAATCCAGTTTCTCACCTCGATCAAGAAATTTTCCACAAATTTAGGGATTTCATGACAGG GATTACAAAGATTGATGAGTTGGGAAATGTAGGAAGCAAGCAGCTGTCTGGATTTCAACAAGCACTTG TTGGCAAGATAATGGAAGCTAATGGAACAGATAGAGTTAAATCCTATGTCAACTCTGGTTGCAAGAAACCCAATGACAGTGTCAAGAATGTAACCAATT TGTGCTCATGCAAACGGGGACTTCTTAACCATATAAGCGAAG CCAAGGTAATAATTAATGAGCTTGAAGGTTTATTGGGAGACGTAACGAGTGCCATACAAAGTACACATGGGAAATTATCTACCTTCTCGGATATTGAGTTTGGTGTTGAATTGAATGATCAGGCAGCTTCTGATGATTTG TTACGTTTTTCTCAGGAAGAAATCGTTGGCTTCTCACATTCTCAAAATACTGATTGCACAAAtactgaagaaaagaaaagtagtgATGTCACACATTTTGCTTCTCTAATGGCTATCTTATATGGTATGGTCAAGCAAGACTATTTGATGCAG gAAAAGATAGTTTCTGCATTAGATCTCAAGGTGCCATCAGAAGAGCTGCAAAGCTTCTGTGAGATGTGGTCTTGGCGTCCCTTCATAGATGATGACATTATGCATCAAGCTTGGAAACTTATTCCATGA
- the LOC112795036 gene encoding uncharacterized protein isoform X1, whose translation MGSTEDNPVSHLDQEIFHKFRDFMTGITKIDELGNVGSKQLSGFQQALEFIRRPPIDTNSILVGKIMEANGTDRVKSYVNSGCKKPNDSVKNVTNLCSCKRGLLNHISEAKVIINELEGLLGDVTSAIQSTHGKLSTFSDIEFGVELNDQAASDDLLRFSQEEIVGFSHSQNTDCTNTEEKKSSDVTHFASLMAILYGMVKQDYLMQEKIVSALDLKVPSEELQSFCEMWSWRPFIDDDIMHQAWKLIP comes from the exons ATGGGTAGCACAGAAGATAATCCAGTTTCTCACCTCGATCAAGAAATTTTCCACAAATTTAGGGATTTCATGACAGG GATTACAAAGATTGATGAGTTGGGAAATGTAGGAAGCAAGCAGCTGTCTGGATTTCAACAAGCACTTG AGTTTATCCGGAGACCTCCTATAGATACCAATTCTATATTAGTTGGCAAGATAATGGAAGCTAATGGAACAGATAGAGTTAAATCCTATGTCAACTCTGGTTGCAAGAAACCCAATGACAGTGTCAAGAATGTAACCAATT TGTGCTCATGCAAACGGGGACTTCTTAACCATATAAGCGAAG CCAAGGTAATAATTAATGAGCTTGAAGGTTTATTGGGAGACGTAACGAGTGCCATACAAAGTACACATGGGAAATTATCTACCTTCTCGGATATTGAGTTTGGTGTTGAATTGAATGATCAGGCAGCTTCTGATGATTTG TTACGTTTTTCTCAGGAAGAAATCGTTGGCTTCTCACATTCTCAAAATACTGATTGCACAAAtactgaagaaaagaaaagtagtgATGTCACACATTTTGCTTCTCTAATGGCTATCTTATATGGTATGGTCAAGCAAGACTATTTGATGCAG gAAAAGATAGTTTCTGCATTAGATCTCAAGGTGCCATCAGAAGAGCTGCAAAGCTTCTGTGAGATGTGGTCTTGGCGTCCCTTCATAGATGATGACATTATGCATCAAGCTTGGAAACTTATTCCATGA
- the LOC112795036 gene encoding uncharacterized protein isoform X4 produces MEANGTDRVKSYVNSGCKKPNDSVKNVTNLCSCKRGLLNHISEAKVIINELEGLLGDVTSAIQSTHGKLSTFSDIEFGVELNDQAASDDLLRFSQEEIVGFSHSQNTDCTNTEEKKSSDVTHFASLMAILYGMVKQDYLMQEKIVSALDLKVPSEELQSFCEMWSWRPFIDDDIMHQAWKLIP; encoded by the exons ATGGAAGCTAATGGAACAGATAGAGTTAAATCCTATGTCAACTCTGGTTGCAAGAAACCCAATGACAGTGTCAAGAATGTAACCAATT TGTGCTCATGCAAACGGGGACTTCTTAACCATATAAGCGAAG CCAAGGTAATAATTAATGAGCTTGAAGGTTTATTGGGAGACGTAACGAGTGCCATACAAAGTACACATGGGAAATTATCTACCTTCTCGGATATTGAGTTTGGTGTTGAATTGAATGATCAGGCAGCTTCTGATGATTTG TTACGTTTTTCTCAGGAAGAAATCGTTGGCTTCTCACATTCTCAAAATACTGATTGCACAAAtactgaagaaaagaaaagtagtgATGTCACACATTTTGCTTCTCTAATGGCTATCTTATATGGTATGGTCAAGCAAGACTATTTGATGCAG gAAAAGATAGTTTCTGCATTAGATCTCAAGGTGCCATCAGAAGAGCTGCAAAGCTTCTGTGAGATGTGGTCTTGGCGTCCCTTCATAGATGATGACATTATGCATCAAGCTTGGAAACTTATTCCATGA
- the LOC112795036 gene encoding uncharacterized protein isoform X5, protein MEANGTDRVKSYVNSGCKKPNDSVKNVTNLCSCKRGLLNHISEAKVIINELEGLLGDVTSAIQSTHGKLSTFSDIEFGVELNDQAASDDLEEIVGFSHSQNTDCTNTEEKKSSDVTHFASLMAILYGMVKQDYLMQEKIVSALDLKVPSEELQSFCEMWSWRPFIDDDIMHQAWKLIP, encoded by the exons ATGGAAGCTAATGGAACAGATAGAGTTAAATCCTATGTCAACTCTGGTTGCAAGAAACCCAATGACAGTGTCAAGAATGTAACCAATT TGTGCTCATGCAAACGGGGACTTCTTAACCATATAAGCGAAG CCAAGGTAATAATTAATGAGCTTGAAGGTTTATTGGGAGACGTAACGAGTGCCATACAAAGTACACATGGGAAATTATCTACCTTCTCGGATATTGAGTTTGGTGTTGAATTGAATGATCAGGCAGCTTCTGATGATTTG GAAGAAATCGTTGGCTTCTCACATTCTCAAAATACTGATTGCACAAAtactgaagaaaagaaaagtagtgATGTCACACATTTTGCTTCTCTAATGGCTATCTTATATGGTATGGTCAAGCAAGACTATTTGATGCAG gAAAAGATAGTTTCTGCATTAGATCTCAAGGTGCCATCAGAAGAGCTGCAAAGCTTCTGTGAGATGTGGTCTTGGCGTCCCTTCATAGATGATGACATTATGCATCAAGCTTGGAAACTTATTCCATGA
- the LOC112795108 gene encoding ribose-phosphate pyrophosphokinase 4 isoform X1 yields the protein MKKAMVKCPKKHVNLFYSVDCEELARNVASHSFDHVTLQSIKWRSFADGFPNIFIENAEELRGQHVAFLASFSSPAHIFEQLSVVYALPRLFVASFTLVLPFFPTGSFERMEEEGDVATAFTLARMLTNIPISRGGPTSLVTYDIHALQERFYFGDEVLPLFETGIPLLKQRLQRLLDAKNVVIAFPDDGAWKRFHKQFDGFRVVVCTKVRDGDKRIVQLKEGDVTGHHVVIVDDLVQSGSTLVECQAILASHKAEKVSAYVTHGVFPNKSWERFTHKKNRVLDNAFAYFWITDSCPLTVKDIANKAPFEVLSLAGSIANALQI from the exons atgaAGAAAGCAATGGTGAAGTGCCCGAAGAAGCACGTGAACTTGTTCTACTCCGTTGACTGTGAGGAACTCGCTCGCAATGTTGCTTCTCATTCATTTGACCACGTCACTCTTCAGAGTATCAAATGGAG GTCTTTTGCTGATGGATTTCCaaatatttttatagaaaatgcaGAAGAGCTCCGAGGTCAACACGTTGCTTTTCTGGCATCTTTCAGCTCCCCAGCACATATCTTTGAGCAACTTTCTGTTGTGTATGCACTCCCTCGTCTATTTGTCGCTTCGTTCACATTGGTATTGCCTTTCTTTCCAACTGGATCCTTCGAGCGAATGGAGGAAGAAGGAGATGTAGCAACTGCCTTCACCCTTGCAAGGATGTTGACGAATATTCCGATTTCAAGAGGTGGCCCAACTAGTTTAGTCACATATGACATTCATGCTTTGCAG GAGAGGTTTTATTTTGGAGATGAGGTTTTGCCCTTGTTTGAGACCGGTATTCCTCTCTTAAAGCAACGCTTGCAACGGCTTCTGGATGCCAAAAAT GTAGTTATAGCATTTCCAGATGATGGTGCTTGGAAGAGGTTTCACAAGCAGTTTGATGGTTTCCGAGTG GTAGTATGTACAAAAGTTCGTGACGGTGACAAGCGGATAGTTCAACTCAAGGAAGGCGACGTCACTGGTCATCATGTAGTAATTGTTGATGATTTGGTTCAATCTGGAAGCACCCTGGTTGAGTGTCAGGCAA TTTTAGCATCCCATAAAGCAGAAAAGGTGAGCGCCTATGTCACACATGGCGTATTCCCCAACAAATCGTGGGAGCGATTCACTCATAAAAAAAACA GAGTCTTGGATAATGCTTTTGCATACTTTTGGATCACAGATTCTTGCCCTTTAACTGTGAAAGATATTGCAAACAAAGCTCCTTTTGAAGTATTGAGTCTAGCAGGATCCATTGCTAATGCCCTACAAATATGA
- the LOC112795108 gene encoding ribose-phosphate pyrophosphokinase 4 isoform X2, with protein MKKAMVKCPKKHVNLFYSVDCEELARNVASHSFDHVTLQSIKWRSFADGFPNIFIENAEELRGQHVAFLASFSSPAHIFEQLSVVYALPRLFVASFTLVLPFFPTGSFERMEEEGDVATAFTLARMLTNIPISRGGPTSLVTYDIHALQERFYFGDEVLPLFETGIPLLKQRLQRLLDAKNVVIAFPDDGAWKRFHKQFDGFRVVVCTKVRDGDKRIVQLKEGDVTGHHVVIVDDLVQSGSTLVECQKVLASHKAEKVSAYVTHGVFPNKSWERFTHKKNRVLDNAFAYFWITDSCPLTVKDIANKAPFEVLSLAGSIANALQI; from the exons atgaAGAAAGCAATGGTGAAGTGCCCGAAGAAGCACGTGAACTTGTTCTACTCCGTTGACTGTGAGGAACTCGCTCGCAATGTTGCTTCTCATTCATTTGACCACGTCACTCTTCAGAGTATCAAATGGAG GTCTTTTGCTGATGGATTTCCaaatatttttatagaaaatgcaGAAGAGCTCCGAGGTCAACACGTTGCTTTTCTGGCATCTTTCAGCTCCCCAGCACATATCTTTGAGCAACTTTCTGTTGTGTATGCACTCCCTCGTCTATTTGTCGCTTCGTTCACATTGGTATTGCCTTTCTTTCCAACTGGATCCTTCGAGCGAATGGAGGAAGAAGGAGATGTAGCAACTGCCTTCACCCTTGCAAGGATGTTGACGAATATTCCGATTTCAAGAGGTGGCCCAACTAGTTTAGTCACATATGACATTCATGCTTTGCAG GAGAGGTTTTATTTTGGAGATGAGGTTTTGCCCTTGTTTGAGACCGGTATTCCTCTCTTAAAGCAACGCTTGCAACGGCTTCTGGATGCCAAAAAT GTAGTTATAGCATTTCCAGATGATGGTGCTTGGAAGAGGTTTCACAAGCAGTTTGATGGTTTCCGAGTG GTAGTATGTACAAAAGTTCGTGACGGTGACAAGCGGATAGTTCAACTCAAGGAAGGCGACGTCACTGGTCATCATGTAGTAATTGTTGATGATTTGGTTCAATCTGGAAGCACCCTGGTTGAGTGTCAG AAAGTTTTAGCATCCCATAAAGCAGAAAAGGTGAGCGCCTATGTCACACATGGCGTATTCCCCAACAAATCGTGGGAGCGATTCACTCATAAAAAAAACA GAGTCTTGGATAATGCTTTTGCATACTTTTGGATCACAGATTCTTGCCCTTTAACTGTGAAAGATATTGCAAACAAAGCTCCTTTTGAAGTATTGAGTCTAGCAGGATCCATTGCTAATGCCCTACAAATATGA